The following proteins are co-located in the Haliotis asinina isolate JCU_RB_2024 chromosome 13, JCU_Hal_asi_v2, whole genome shotgun sequence genome:
- the LOC137259861 gene encoding zinc finger protein 43-like yields MEHSNSGKMDHDEKDSDSEVASVNYSRSHVSNIISQMINDSEPEDTALSRGDDEVEVEIIDDTGTKCHVCTVCQKIFYKPYLLRVHMVSHTDLKPYKCDICHKTFRHPSSLSIHKKMHATDCLVTCEICERTFTSSSQLQHHMQSHIVQPTRVENGMSCPSETTEKGTLLPKTKSLSSSESFVAVGDYTNVSKTGKKLDKKDQFMCDVCQKVLSSASNLNKHKKVHTRVKNMCTLCGMTFPFTTQYDLHMRQHKGLKNQECDVCGKMFLEPGKLRIHMRVHNGDKPYVCDVCGNAFSQSGSLKFHKLKHTGESPYKCDVCGKVFRTPTRLKEHERLHTGEKPFCCEICSKNFRTSKMLRSHMFTHEKERRMNLEDSGLCRSGDAAGSSCSGGFVMDSSKNTSSDSTDGSQTSVSDSQMSCSRAGDIWGSADQRQISWEDMDEGISGSKESASTLENRNEKFVSVSDRPNVISHGTDKIWKCDICGRSFTYLSYLERHKLVQHTDSRKYYCKPCDRIFKSLMAFHGHKSFHTGEGKTRCEVCGIEFSNSRSLNNHKRVHTKEEYTCGVCEKNFSEVGELLQHMEEHGSSA; encoded by the coding sequence ATGGAACATTCCAATTCAGGAAAAATGGACCATGATGAGAAGGATAGTGATTCCGAAGTCGCCAGTGTGAACTATTCTCGGTCACACGTGTCCAACATCATATCACAGATGATCAATGACAGTGAACCTGAGGACACAGCCTTGTCGCGTGGTGATGATGAGGTCGAGGTTGAGATCATCGATGACACTGGTACCAAGTGTCATGTGTGTACTGTCTGTCAGAAGATCTTCTACAAGCCATACCTACTTCGGGTGCATATGGTCAGTCATACTGACCTCAAGCCATACAAGTGTGACATATGCCATAAAACATTTCGGCACCCGTCGTCTTTGTCCATCCACAAGAAGATGCACGCTACTGACTGTCTAGTGACATGTGAAATCTGCGAACGAACATTCACGAGTTCTTCACAACTGCAGCATCACATGCAGAGCCACATTGTACAGCCGACAAGGGTCGAGAACGGGATGAGCTGTCCATCAGAAACGACAGAAAAAGGCACTCTCTTACCCAAAACCAAGAGTCTTTCGTCATCAGAATCTTTTGTAGCTGTTGGTGATTAcacaaatgtttcaaaaacGGGTAAAAAATTGGACAAAAAAGACCAATTTATGTGTGATGTTTGCCAAAAAGTTCTCTCATCTGCTTCCAatttaaacaaacataaaaaggTCCACACAAGAGTAAAGAATATGTGTACTCTCTGTGGCATGACTTTTCCGTTCACTACTCAATACGACCTACATATGCGACAGCACAAGGGTTTGAAGAACCAGGAATGTGACGTGTGTGGGAAGATGTTCCTCGAGCCCGGCAAACTCCGGATTCATATGCGTGTTCACAATGGTGACAAGCCATATGTGTGTGACGTGTGTGGCAATGCTTTCTCACAGTCAGGTAGCTTGAAATTTCATAAACTCAAACATACAGGAGAGAGTCCTTATAAATGTGACGTCTGCGGAAAGGTGTTTCGGACTCCGACAAGACTGAAAGAGCACGAGCGACTACACACTGGCGAGAAGCCATTCTGCTGTGAAATATGCTCAAAAAACTTCAGGACGTCAAAGATGCTTAGGAGCCATATGTTTACTCATGAAAAGGAGAGGCGGATGAATCTGGAGGACTCGGGATTGTGTCGGTCTGGGGATGCTGCAGGAAGCAGCTGCTCGGGCGGTTTTGTGATGGACAGTTCAAAGAACACATCATCTGACTCGACAGATGGATCGCAGACGTCTGTCTCTGACTCACAGATGTCCTGCAGTCGTGCTGGAGACATATGGGGGTCTGCTGATCAGCGACAGATATCCTGGGAAGATATGGATGAAGGAATTTCGGGATCTAAGGAATCAGCCTCAACTCTTGAAAACAGAAATGAGAAATTTGTTTCTGTGTCAGATCGACCAAACGTCATCAGTCATGGGACAGACAAAATATGGAAGTGTGACATTTGTGGCCGATCTTTTACATATCTCTCTTACCTTGAGCGACACAAACTGGTCCAACACACCGACAGTAGGAAGTATTATTGTAAACCCTGTGATCGGATTTTTAAGTCGCTTATGGCCTTTCACGGCCATAAGTCTTTTCATACAGGTGAAGGGAAAACCCGTTGTGAGGTTTGTGGCATCGAGTTCTCCAACAGCCGAAGTTTGAACAACCACAAGAGGGTTCATACAAAGGAGGAGTACACTTGTGGGGTGTGTGAGAAGAACTTTTCTGAGGTTGGGGAACTGTTGCAACACATGGAGGAACATGGCAGTTCCGCTTGA